Proteins co-encoded in one Candidatus Moraniibacteriota bacterium genomic window:
- a CDS encoding site-2 protease family protein: protein MMLNEVVLIIFYIAILLYSVIIHEISHGIAALWLGDSTAKYAGRLTFNPIRHIDPWWTIAIPLLMLLVTQGRFTFGSAKPVPYNPYNLKNQRWGPAVVAVAGPGSNILLALIFALAARFIAIPAAAKIDIVQNITNWGNISQAISGSVGSIFFTLFAMIIFWNVLLAFFNLIPIPPLDGSKLLFSVLSVKTETMIILEQFGFMFLLLLIFLFSGPLSILLDFFWNLFFSIAI from the coding sequence ATGATGTTAAATGAGGTTGTATTAATTATCTTTTATATCGCTATCTTGCTCTATTCCGTCATTATCCATGAAATTTCTCATGGAATTGCGGCTTTGTGGCTAGGTGATTCGACCGCCAAATACGCAGGACGCCTCACTTTTAATCCGATCCGGCACATTGATCCCTGGTGGACGATTGCTATTCCGCTTTTAATGCTCTTAGTGACTCAAGGCCGATTTACTTTTGGTTCTGCCAAACCCGTACCTTATAATCCCTATAATCTCAAAAATCAGAGATGGGGACCGGCGGTAGTAGCGGTCGCTGGCCCCGGGTCAAATATACTTTTGGCGCTTATTTTTGCTTTAGCAGCGAGATTTATCGCTATTCCGGCAGCCGCTAAAATTGACATCGTGCAAAACATCACCAACTGGGGAAATATTTCGCAAGCCATTTCCGGATCAGTCGGTTCGATATTTTTCACTCTCTTTGCGATGATAATATTTTGGAATGTGCTTCTCGCCTTTTTCAATTTAATTCCTATCCCGCCGCTGGATGGCTCAAAACTCCTTTTCTCAGTGCTTTCCGTTAAAACTGAAACAATGATAATTCTGGAACAGTTCGGGTTTATGTTTCTGCTATTACTAATTTTTCTTTTTTCTGGTCCCTTGAGTATTCTCCTCGATTTTTTCTGGAATCTGTTCTTTAGCATCGCGATTTAA
- the rpsC gene encoding 30S ribosomal protein S3: MGHKVNPKSLRIGITTSWRSRWFGKKNYVQNLKEDIKIRRLVMQRWKKAAIADVEIERSAGIVKLIIKTARPGVLIGRGGTGIEDISNFIKKKFFAGKKKIELKIEIREIKQFEESASLVSQNVAEQLEKRIPFRRVLKSILDQVEKNKSVKGVKIEIAGRLGGAEMSRREWLYRGTIPLHTLRADIDFARATARTTYGAIGVKVWIYKKEVFDKKE; encoded by the coding sequence ATGGGACACAAAGTTAATCCAAAAAGTTTGCGAATCGGAATAACTACCTCCTGGAGGTCGCGGTGGTTCGGAAAGAAAAATTACGTCCAGAATTTGAAAGAGGACATAAAGATTCGCCGCCTTGTAATGCAGCGCTGGAAAAAAGCGGCTATTGCCGATGTGGAAATAGAACGGTCAGCAGGAATTGTGAAACTTATAATTAAAACCGCTCGTCCGGGGGTTTTAATCGGCCGGGGAGGCACGGGGATTGAGGATATTAGCAATTTCATTAAAAAGAAATTTTTTGCCGGAAAGAAAAAAATAGAGCTGAAGATTGAAATACGGGAAATTAAACAATTTGAAGAAAGTGCCTCTTTAGTTTCCCAGAACGTTGCCGAGCAGTTGGAAAAGAGAATTCCTTTCCGCCGGGTTTTGAAATCAATTTTGGACCAAGTCGAAAAAAATAAAAGCGTAAAAGGTGTAAAAATAGAGATAGCCGGGAGATTAGGCGGAGCGGAAATGTCCCGAAGAGAATGGCTTTACCGGGGGACAATTCCCTTGCACACGCTCCGAGCCGACATTGATTTCGCCCGGGCGACGGCCCGCACCACCTATGGGGCGATTGGCGTGAAAGTATGGATTTACAAGAAGGAAGTATTTGACAAGAAGGAATAA
- the rplP gene encoding 50S ribosomal protein L16, with amino-acid sequence MLMPKKVKHRKIQRGGKIAGTAQRGTELSFGSFGLKSMDAGLVTARQIEAARRAMTRYIQRGGKVWIRIFPDKPMTKKGDEVPMGKGKGSVDHFVAKIQAGRMLFEMDGVTENIAREALRLASHKLGKKTKFIKK; translated from the coding sequence ATGTTAATGCCGAAAAAAGTAAAACACCGGAAAATTCAGCGGGGAGGAAAGATTGCCGGTACGGCTCAAAGAGGAACGGAATTGAGTTTTGGAAGCTTTGGCCTTAAGTCCATGGATGCCGGCTTAGTTACTGCTCGCCAGATTGAGGCTGCCCGGCGGGCGATGACGCGCTACATCCAGCGGGGAGGAAAAGTTTGGATCAGGATATTTCCCGACAAGCCAATGACAAAAAAGGGAGACGAGGTTCCGATGGGAAAAGGAAAAGGAAGCGTTGATCATTTTGTAGCCAAGATTCAAGCGGGAAGAATGCTGTTTGAGATGGATGGAGTAACGGAAAATATTGCGCGCGAAGCGCTACGGCTGGCGTCCCATAAGCTGGGAAAAAAGACGAAATTCATAAAAAAGTGA
- the rpsJ gene encoding 30S ribosomal protein S10, which translates to MEGKKTEEAERSTRIRIKIKAYDSKVIDQSSRKIVESAQRSGARITGPVPLPTEIHKVTVNKSTFAHKDSREQYEMRIHKRLIDILNPTPKTIDDLTNLDLPAGVDVEIKM; encoded by the coding sequence ATGGAAGGGAAAAAGACGGAAGAAGCGGAGCGGTCTACGCGAATTCGCATTAAGATTAAAGCATACGACAGCAAGGTTATCGACCAGTCATCGCGCAAGATCGTCGAGTCAGCTCAGCGTTCCGGGGCGCGGATAACCGGCCCGGTTCCTCTTCCCACTGAAATTCATAAAGTGACTGTTAATAAGTCAACATTCGCTCATAAGGACTCGCGGGAACAGTATGAAATGAGAATTCATAAGCGGCTGATTGACATACTAAATCCTACTCCCAAAACCATTGATGATCTGACTAATCTTGATTTGCCGGCGGGGGTGGATGTGGAAATTAAAATGTGA
- the rplD gene encoding 50S ribosomal protein L4 codes for MTKISVYNLSGKKVEDINMPENIFAVPSNNALLHQVYVAQAANRRQIIAHTKDKAEVAGSGKKPWRQKGTGRARVGSVRTPVWRKGGVVFGPTKERNFKKKINEKMKRKAILIALSEKVRSKNLMVVDEIKLKEKKTKLFVKALRNLKIKGSTLIGLSNSEKDIYLCSRNILKVSPLSVKQLNVFDILNHKNLILSKESVKFLEGKYKK; via the coding sequence ATGACTAAAATATCAGTTTACAATTTATCCGGTAAGAAAGTAGAGGATATAAATATGCCTGAAAATATTTTTGCCGTGCCATCAAACAATGCACTTCTTCATCAGGTCTACGTGGCTCAAGCGGCTAATCGGCGCCAAATTATAGCTCATACTAAAGATAAGGCGGAAGTAGCCGGATCAGGGAAAAAACCCTGGCGGCAAAAAGGAACCGGGCGGGCCCGGGTCGGATCAGTAAGAACTCCTGTTTGGAGAAAAGGAGGAGTGGTGTTCGGGCCGACGAAGGAGAGAAATTTTAAGAAAAAAATTAATGAGAAAATGAAAAGAAAAGCGATTTTAATAGCTTTGAGCGAAAAAGTCAGAAGCAAAAATTTAATGGTTGTAGATGAGATAAAACTCAAAGAGAAAAAGACGAAATTATTCGTGAAGGCATTAAGAAACTTAAAAATTAAAGGAAGTACGCTGATAGGATTAAGTAATTCGGAAAAAGATATTTATTTGTGCTCGAGAAATATTCTCAAAGTCAGTCCGCTTTCTGTTAAACAATTGAATGTTTTTGATATTTTAAACCATAAGAATCTGATTTTAAGCAAAGAGTCGGTGAAGTTTTTGGAAGGTAAATACAAGAAATAG
- the rpsS gene encoding 30S ribosomal protein S19: MSRSLKKGPYVDERVLKKIRNRKPGDKTVIKTWSRACTITPEMIGFTFGVHNGKDFIPVYATEEMVGHRLGEFAPTRKFTRHGGRMQKEIEIEAKQKELEAAKATKATAEEKK; this comes from the coding sequence ATGTCGCGATCGCTCAAAAAAGGACCATATGTAGACGAGCGAGTGCTCAAGAAGATAAGAAACAGAAAACCCGGAGACAAAACGGTCATTAAAACATGGTCGCGGGCGTGTACTATTACTCCTGAAATGATAGGATTTACCTTTGGTGTTCACAATGGAAAAGATTTTATCCCTGTTTATGCTACTGAAGAGATGGTGGGTCATCGGTTAGGCGAGTTTGCGCCAACCCGCAAATTCACTCGCCACGGAGGAAGAATGCAGAAAGAAATTGAAATAGAAGCGAAACAAAAGGAACTGGAAGCGGCCAAGGCGACGAAAGCCACTGCAGAAGAGAAGAAATAA
- the rplX gene encoding 50S ribosomal protein L24: MKIRKGDQVQIISGKDRGKRGKVIRVLPKSGKLVVEGINLVKKHRRPRKGGEKGQRVEIPTPLASSKVKLICPHCGKPTRVGYKIEKSRKIRMCKVCKGDIQ, from the coding sequence ATGAAGATAAGAAAAGGTGACCAAGTTCAAATAATTTCAGGTAAAGACCGGGGAAAACGCGGGAAAGTAATTCGTGTTCTTCCCAAAAGCGGAAAATTAGTGGTGGAAGGAATTAATTTAGTGAAAAAACACAGGCGTCCTCGCAAGGGAGGAGAAAAAGGACAAAGAGTAGAAATTCCAACTCCTTTAGCTTCCTCTAAGGTTAAATTAATATGTCCTCATTGCGGAAAGCCCACTCGGGTCGGTTATAAAATAGAAAAAAGCCGCAAGATAAGAATGTGCAAAGTATGCAAGGGCGATATTCAGTAA
- a CDS encoding bL28 family ribosomal protein codes for MSKVCSICGRMAKSGISRSHSNIASKRKFSINLQSKKIKGKRAKVCTRCIKTMSKEKK; via the coding sequence ATGAGTAAAGTTTGTTCCATCTGCGGCCGGATGGCAAAAAGCGGGATATCGCGCAGCCATTCCAATATCGCCTCCAAGCGTAAATTTTCTATTAATCTTCAATCCAAAAAAATTAAGGGAAAAAGAGCGAAGGTCTGCACCAGGTGTATTAAAACAATGTCGAAGGAAAAGAAATAG
- the rpmC gene encoding 50S ribosomal protein L29, which yields MKAKEIREMSSGEIKKFLEEKRARAVQLRFDISSKQLKNHREYRKVKRDIARAIAISKEIEIKK from the coding sequence ATGAAAGCAAAAGAAATTAGAGAAATGAGCAGCGGAGAAATTAAAAAGTTTTTAGAAGAAAAGCGAGCAAGAGCTGTTCAGTTACGCTTTGATATTTCGTCCAAGCAACTCAAAAACCATCGGGAGTATCGAAAAGTCAAGCGGGACATTGCCAGAGCTATTGCAATCAGTAAAGAAATAGAAATAAAAAAGTAA
- the rplN gene encoding 50S ribosomal protein L14, with protein MIQAETQLKVADNTGAKIIECFKVLGGTRRRYAFIGDIVSASVKTAEPRGIVKKGDKVRAVIVRQKKSLRRSDGSYICFDENAAVIVEGLEPRGTRIFGPVARELREKGFVKIVSLAPEVL; from the coding sequence ATGATTCAAGCAGAAACGCAATTAAAAGTAGCTGATAATACCGGTGCTAAGATCATCGAGTGTTTCAAAGTGCTGGGCGGCACAAGAAGGCGTTATGCTTTTATCGGTGACATAGTTTCCGCGTCTGTTAAAACAGCAGAGCCCCGCGGAATAGTAAAAAAAGGAGATAAAGTAAGAGCGGTAATCGTGCGTCAGAAAAAGTCCCTTCGCCGAAGCGACGGCTCTTATATTTGTTTTGATGAAAATGCGGCGGTTATTGTTGAAGGATTAGAACCTAGAGGCACTAGAATCTTTGGGCCGGTGGCTAGGGAACTGCGAGAGAAAGGATTTGTTAAGATTGTCTCGCTGGCGCCAGAGGTTTTGTAG
- the rpsL gene encoding 30S ribosomal protein S12 has product MPTINQLVKRQRKSKKKKSKAPALTNVFNTIKNRPVKTFGPFKRGVCIKVGTTTPKKPNSALRKIARVRLTNGMEVTAYIPGIGHNLQEHSIVIIRGGRVKDLPGVRYHVVRGVLDAAGVEGRKRGRSLYGAKVPKEKSE; this is encoded by the coding sequence ATGCCAACGATTAACCAATTAGTGAAAAGACAGCGCAAATCAAAAAAGAAGAAATCGAAAGCGCCGGCTTTGACAAATGTTTTCAACACTATCAAAAACCGGCCGGTTAAGACCTTCGGTCCTTTTAAGCGCGGCGTTTGCATCAAAGTGGGGACGACCACTCCTAAAAAACCGAATTCGGCTCTGCGCAAGATTGCCAGAGTGCGACTGACCAACGGCATGGAAGTGACAGCTTACATTCCCGGCATTGGCCATAATCTCCAGGAACACTCAATCGTGATAATTAGAGGAGGAAGGGTTAAGGATCTTCCCGGCGTGCGCTATCACGTGGTGCGGGGAGTGCTGGACGCGGCCGGAGTGGAAGGAAGAAAAAGAGGAAGATCGCTGTACGGCGCCAAGGTACCCAAAGAAAAATCAGAATAA
- the rplB gene encoding 50S ribosomal protein L2, translating to MAIKIYKKSTPGKNFISVAKPETLTDKKPEKSLMAKAERKTGRSHGKISVRHKGGGHKRRYRLVDFKQNKLNISGKIIAIEKDPNRNALIALVNYADGEKRYILATEGMKKGKEIITADKAPIKRGNRMKLESIPVGTIISNIELFPGKGGQVVRSAGSGASLMSIDGEMAQVKLASGEVRLISKESYATIGQVSNFEYNSIVIGKAGRNRWRGIRPTVRGSAMNPVDHPHGGGEGRMGIGLKHPKTPWGKPALGKKTRKKFKYSDKFIVKRRK from the coding sequence ATGGCGATAAAAATTTACAAAAAAAGCACTCCCGGGAAAAATTTTATTTCAGTCGCCAAGCCCGAGACGCTAACCGACAAAAAGCCGGAAAAGTCGCTAATGGCGAAAGCGGAAAGAAAAACTGGAAGATCTCATGGGAAAATTTCTGTTCGCCACAAAGGAGGAGGACACAAGCGCCGGTACCGGCTGGTGGACTTTAAGCAAAACAAACTTAATATTTCGGGGAAAATTATAGCTATCGAGAAAGATCCTAACCGCAATGCTTTGATAGCGTTAGTTAACTATGCGGATGGAGAGAAGCGATATATTTTAGCGACTGAAGGAATGAAAAAGGGCAAGGAAATTATTACAGCGGATAAAGCTCCGATTAAAAGGGGCAATAGAATGAAATTAGAAAGTATCCCGGTGGGCACTATCATATCCAATATCGAACTTTTTCCCGGCAAGGGCGGTCAGGTAGTAAGAAGTGCCGGTTCAGGGGCCTCATTGATGAGCATTGACGGAGAGATGGCGCAGGTAAAGCTGGCTTCGGGAGAAGTCCGCCTGATTAGCAAAGAAAGCTACGCGACCATTGGACAAGTAAGCAATTTCGAATATAATTCGATAGTGATCGGAAAAGCGGGAAGAAACCGCTGGCGGGGAATTCGACCGACGGTACGCGGTTCAGCTATGAATCCAGTTGATCATCCGCATGGAGGCGGGGAGGGAAGAATGGGAATAGGACTCAAGCACCCAAAGACCCCTTGGGGAAAACCGGCTCTCGGAAAAAAGACGAGGAAGAAATTCAAATACAGCGATAAATTCATAGTCAAGCGAAGAAAATAG
- the rplW gene encoding 50S ribosomal protein L23, whose product MTKDILIEPWITEKSHAAMALNKYEFRVSKDSDKSDIKMAVEELYNVRVTDVNIVNIPPKKRNYGRFVGKKSGYKKAIVTLKEGDKIELFKGV is encoded by the coding sequence ATAACAAAAGACATTCTTATTGAGCCCTGGATCACGGAAAAATCCCACGCCGCGATGGCTCTCAACAAGTATGAATTCAGAGTCAGCAAGGATTCAGATAAAAGCGATATCAAAATGGCAGTCGAAGAATTATACAATGTCAGAGTGACAGATGTGAATATAGTCAATATTCCTCCCAAAAAAAGAAACTATGGGAGATTTGTGGGAAAAAAATCCGGCTACAAGAAAGCGATTGTAACACTCAAAGAAGGGGATAAGATAGAATTATTTAAGGGTGTTTAA
- the fusA gene encoding elongation factor G, which yields MARTTPIERLRNIGIIAHIDAGKTTVTERILYYTGITHKIGEVHEGEAVMDWMAQERERGITITSAATTCYWQDNQINIIDTPGHVDFTVEVERSLRVLDGGVVVFDGKEGVEPQSETVWRQADKYNVPRVCFINKIDKEGASFEYSLSSIWNRLTPHAVAIQIPIGERGDFRGVIDLMIMKFYSFEGDKGEKVVEGEIPADYAEKSKEWRDKMVEKIAETDDALTEKYVGGKEISIEELKKALRQAVIKARLIPVLVGSALRNKGVQKVLDAVVDYLPSPADIPPVKGIDPETSEESERKALDEEPFSALAFKVATDPFVGQLTFFRVYSGILKAGSYILNSTKDEKERVGRILRMHANHREEVQEIYAGGIGALVGMKNTTTGDTLCDPESPIILEAITFPEPVIDIAIEPKTKADQEKMGLALKKLSVEDPTFKVRTDEESSQTIISGMGELHLEVIVDRMKREFKVEGNVGKPQVAYRETVKASAEAEGKYIRQSGGRGQYGHCWLRIEPKHPGEGFEFINKIKGGVIPQEFIPAVEKGVEEAMQNGVVAGYPVIDVNVTLYDGSYHEVDSSEAAFKIAGSMALQEAVRRASPVLLEPIMKVVVIVPEQFMGDIVGDINSRRGIIKEITDRGEGNARVKVIDSEVPLAQMFGYATQMRSLTQGRATYTMEFSHYAEVPRNVAEEIISKK from the coding sequence ATGGCACGAACCACGCCAATAGAAAGATTAAGAAATATAGGGATCATCGCCCACATTGATGCCGGCAAGACCACGGTCACCGAGCGGATTTTGTATTACACCGGAATTACTCATAAAATCGGAGAAGTTCACGAGGGAGAAGCAGTGATGGACTGGATGGCGCAGGAGCGCGAGCGGGGAATCACCATCACCAGCGCTGCTACCACTTGTTATTGGCAGGATAATCAGATAAATATTATTGACACTCCGGGACACGTTGACTTTACCGTTGAAGTGGAACGGTCACTGCGCGTTCTTGACGGGGGAGTAGTCGTGTTTGACGGCAAAGAAGGCGTGGAGCCGCAGTCCGAAACGGTCTGGCGGCAAGCGGATAAATATAATGTTCCCCGAGTTTGCTTTATCAACAAGATTGACAAGGAGGGAGCCAGTTTTGAATATTCGCTGAGTTCGATCTGGAACCGCCTGACTCCTCATGCGGTGGCAATTCAAATCCCGATCGGAGAGCGCGGCGATTTCCGCGGCGTGATTGATCTAATGATAATGAAGTTCTATTCTTTTGAGGGCGACAAGGGAGAAAAAGTGGTGGAAGGTGAAATTCCCGCTGACTATGCCGAAAAATCCAAGGAGTGGAGAGATAAAATGGTGGAGAAAATCGCCGAAACCGACGATGCACTGACAGAAAAATACGTGGGAGGTAAAGAAATATCAATTGAAGAACTGAAGAAAGCGTTGCGCCAAGCAGTTATTAAGGCGAGGTTAATTCCGGTGCTTGTAGGTTCAGCTCTTCGCAATAAGGGCGTGCAGAAAGTTCTGGACGCGGTGGTTGATTATTTGCCCTCTCCAGCAGATATTCCACCAGTAAAAGGTATTGATCCCGAAACTAGTGAAGAGTCAGAAAGAAAAGCATTAGATGAAGAGCCATTTTCAGCACTGGCTTTTAAAGTAGCTACTGATCCTTTTGTTGGTCAGTTGACATTTTTCCGTGTTTATTCAGGAATTCTCAAAGCCGGTTCTTATATTCTGAACTCTACCAAGGATGAAAAGGAGAGAGTCGGCCGGATTCTTAGAATGCACGCCAATCATCGCGAAGAGGTGCAGGAAATATACGCGGGAGGAATTGGAGCGCTGGTAGGCATGAAAAACACCACTACCGGTGATACTCTTTGCGATCCGGAGAGTCCCATTATTCTTGAGGCGATCACTTTTCCCGAGCCAGTAATTGATATTGCCATTGAACCGAAAACCAAAGCCGATCAGGAGAAGATGGGACTGGCGCTGAAAAAGCTTTCCGTAGAAGATCCAACCTTCAAGGTGAGAACTGATGAGGAGAGCAGCCAAACCATCATTTCCGGAATGGGAGAACTCCATCTGGAAGTAATTGTCGACCGGATGAAGCGGGAATTTAAAGTGGAAGGCAATGTGGGAAAGCCCCAGGTAGCGTATCGGGAGACAGTGAAGGCCTCCGCGGAAGCGGAAGGAAAATATATTCGCCAGTCGGGAGGCCGCGGTCAATACGGTCACTGCTGGCTGCGAATAGAGCCAAAGCATCCCGGCGAAGGATTTGAATTTATCAACAAAATCAAAGGAGGAGTTATTCCCCAGGAATTTATTCCCGCGGTGGAAAAGGGGGTAGAAGAAGCGATGCAAAACGGAGTAGTGGCAGGATATCCCGTTATTGACGTTAATGTTACTCTTTATGACGGTTCGTACCATGAAGTTGATTCTTCCGAAGCGGCTTTCAAGATTGCCGGATCAATGGCACTTCAGGAAGCAGTCAGGCGGGCTAGTCCCGTGCTTCTTGAGCCGATAATGAAAGTGGTGGTTATTGTTCCCGAGCAGTTTATGGGCGATATTGTGGGCGACATTAATTCCCGGAGGGGAATAATCAAGGAAATTACCGACCGAGGAGAAGGAAACGCTCGAGTGAAAGTAATTGACTCTGAAGTGCCGCTAGCCCAAATGTTCGGCTACGCGACCCAAATGCGTTCGCTCACCCAAGGCCGCGCAACTTATACTATGGAATTCAGCCATTATGCCGAAGTTCCCCGCAATGTTGCCGAGGAGATTATCAGTAAAAAGTAA
- the rpsG gene encoding 30S ribosomal protein S7 encodes MSRKKRQFKKKWKPDPRYNNLLVGRFIGYLMMDGKRGAAEKIIYDTFDIIHERTKKGGLNVFEQAIKNVSPLLELKSRRIGGANYQVPIPVAGERRQTLAIRWILNSCWNRKGKKMAEKLADELIDASNKTGAAMKKREDTHRMAEANKAFAHFA; translated from the coding sequence ATGTCGAGAAAGAAGAGGCAATTTAAGAAAAAATGGAAGCCGGATCCCAGATACAACAATCTGTTGGTCGGGCGTTTTATTGGCTATTTGATGATGGATGGAAAACGGGGAGCGGCGGAAAAAATTATTTATGATACTTTTGATATTATTCACGAGAGAACAAAAAAAGGCGGACTTAATGTCTTTGAACAGGCCATTAAGAATGTCTCCCCGCTTCTTGAGCTTAAATCACGCCGGATCGGAGGAGCCAATTATCAAGTTCCTATTCCGGTAGCGGGAGAGCGCCGGCAAACGCTGGCGATACGCTGGATTTTGAATTCCTGCTGGAACCGCAAAGGAAAGAAAATGGCGGAAAAACTGGCCGATGAGTTAATTGATGCCTCCAATAAAACCGGTGCGGCAATGAAAAAGCGTGAGGACACTCACCGAATGGCGGAAGCCAACAAAGCATTCGCCCACTTCGCCTAG
- the rpsQ gene encoding 30S ribosomal protein S17, with the protein MEKKLAKMKGAVVSDKMDKTIVVAVETLKTHPKYLKKYRATKNYKVHDPDNKHKVGDVVEFVQCRPISKEKRFKVL; encoded by the coding sequence ATGGAGAAAAAATTAGCAAAAATGAAAGGAGCAGTAGTAAGTGATAAGATGGATAAAACTATCGTGGTAGCGGTGGAAACGCTCAAGACGCATCCCAAGTATTTGAAAAAGTATCGGGCAACAAAAAATTACAAAGTGCATGATCCGGATAATAAACACAAAGTCGGGGATGTGGTTGAATTTGTCCAGTGCCGGCCGATAAGTAAGGAAAAGAGATTTAAGGTTTTGTAA
- the rplC gene encoding 50S ribosomal protein L3, whose product MKFILGKKLGMTTIYDKNKGALNVTLIECEPNKISLVRTPEKDKYSAVQVEIAKTRNKVHRKEFRIGKETEKAPNAGDAITVEIFQPGDIVKVSGISKAKGFQGVVKRHGFSGSPRSHGHKHDWRKPGSIGATYPEHVIKGKRMAGRMGGRRSSMRNLEVVLVDKDKNLMAVKGAVPGVTGRIVEIYGN is encoded by the coding sequence ATGAAGTTTATTTTAGGAAAAAAGTTGGGGATGACGACGATATACGACAAAAACAAGGGAGCACTCAATGTGACTTTGATTGAATGTGAGCCTAACAAGATTTCTCTAGTACGTACTCCGGAAAAAGACAAATATAGCGCAGTCCAAGTTGAAATTGCCAAGACAAGAAATAAAGTTCACAGAAAAGAATTTAGAATTGGAAAAGAGACGGAGAAAGCGCCGAACGCGGGAGATGCAATTACAGTCGAGATTTTTCAACCAGGAGATATTGTTAAGGTCTCTGGAATTTCCAAGGCCAAAGGATTTCAGGGAGTGGTAAAAAGGCATGGATTTAGCGGATCTCCAAGATCTCACGGCCACAAGCATGACTGGAGAAAGCCGGGATCGATTGGCGCCACTTATCCCGAGCATGTTATTAAGGGAAAAAGAATGGCTGGGCGAATGGGTGGCCGGAGGAGTTCAATGCGAAATTTAGAAGTGGTTTTAGTAGATAAGGATAAAAATTTAATGGCGGTTAAAGGAGCGGTGCCGGGAGTAACAGGAAGAATAGTTGAGATTTATGGTAATTAA
- the tuf gene encoding elongation factor Tu: MAAEKFERTKPHINVGTIGHVDHGKTTLTAAILKALSFKGLAKPKGVDEIDNAPEEKERGITIATAHCEYESEKRHYAHVDCPGHADYIKNMITGAAQMDGAILVVSATDGPMPQTREHILLARQVGVPAIVVFVNKVDMVDDPELIDLVEAEVRELLSKYEFDGEKASIIRGSALKALEAGSADDEAVKPIYDLVAALDEKIPEPVRDTEKPFLMPIEDIFSIEGRGTVVTGRIERGVINLNDEVEIVGIRSTQKTVITGIEMFNKSLDRGQAGDNAGVLLRGTKKEDVERGQVLAKPGTITPHTEFEGEVYILTKEEGGRHTPFFKGYKPQFYIRTTDVTGEVELPEGTEMVMPGDTVNLKIKLVAPVAMEEGMRFAIREGGKTVGAGVATKITK; this comes from the coding sequence ATGGCAGCGGAAAAATTTGAACGAACCAAACCCCACATCAATGTCGGAACCATCGGCCATGTTGATCATGGGAAAACGACTCTGACAGCGGCGATTCTCAAGGCGCTGAGCTTCAAAGGATTGGCCAAGCCCAAGGGAGTAGATGAAATTGACAATGCGCCCGAGGAAAAGGAGCGAGGCATCACTATTGCCACTGCTCACTGTGAGTACGAATCAGAGAAGAGGCATTATGCTCACGTGGACTGTCCGGGGCATGCCGACTACATCAAGAATATGATTACCGGCGCAGCCCAGATGGACGGGGCAATTTTAGTAGTGAGCGCTACTGATGGCCCGATGCCCCAAACCCGGGAACATATACTACTGGCCCGCCAAGTGGGCGTTCCGGCAATCGTAGTGTTTGTTAATAAAGTGGATATGGTGGATGATCCCGAACTTATTGATTTGGTTGAAGCCGAGGTGCGCGAACTCCTTTCCAAGTATGAATTTGATGGAGAGAAAGCGTCTATCATTCGAGGGTCGGCACTGAAAGCCCTGGAGGCCGGTTCAGCTGACGACGAAGCAGTCAAACCCATTTACGATTTAGTGGCGGCACTGGATGAGAAAATACCAGAGCCGGTTCGCGACACCGAAAAGCCGTTTTTGATGCCGATCGAAGATATTTTCTCCATTGAGGGAAGAGGCACAGTCGTGACCGGAAGAATTGAGCGGGGAGTTATTAACCTTAATGATGAAGTGGAAATTGTTGGAATTCGCTCTACCCAAAAGACCGTAATTACTGGAATTGAGATGTTTAACAAATCACTCGATCGCGGGCAAGCCGGAGACAATGCCGGGGTGCTTCTGCGCGGAACCAAAAAAGAAGACGTGGAGCGGGGCCAAGTGCTGGCAAAACCCGGAACGATTACTCCACATACTGAATTCGAGGGAGAAGTTTATATTTTGACGAAAGAAGAAGGCGGACGGCACACTCCTTTCTTTAAGGGATACAAGCCGCAGTTTTACATCCGCACCACTGACGTGACGGGAGAAGTTGAATTGCCGGAGGGAACGGAAATGGTTATGCCGGGAGACACGGTAAATTTGAAAATTAAGCTGGTTGCTCCCGTGGCGATGGAAGAAGGAATGAGATTTGCGATCCGCGAGGGAGGAAAGACAGTAGGCGCCGGCGTGGCTACTAAGATTACCAAGTAA